GAAAGTTGAACAAATAGATGCATTATTGATACATTGAGAAAAGCATGTAAATTCTACATGAAGTATTCTAGGTATTGCCCCACTGTACTCTAATCTATGGTATCACAGGCTTAGAGAAAGCGCACATTAACAATTTAACTTCTACACACTCAATTACTTATCTGTCAATCAAAGCAAAGACTAAGCAAACATTTTACAGTCATAGTTTTCCTTTGAGTGAAGGCATCAGGTTTCCATTCCATCCACCAGCTTTTAAAGCATGTATTGTGTCAGTGGGAAATAGCCAATGGCATGAAACTcattggctgcgtttacacatgcAACCAAATTCTGAAttattttccactaattggtcttttgaccaatcacatcagatcttttcacatcagatctttttcagagctgatctctgattggtcaaaagaccagttagtgaaaaaaagatcagaattgggctgccaaaACGCAGccattgtaacaggttgtaatcaGTCCTACACCCAGTCACACAGTCTCGAGAAAAAGTATTGTGGCTGACTGGCTGTGTGTCTACAGCAGCTTCAGCTTCTGATGGCCACTCAAACAGGCTGCAGCTTGACATTTGGCGCTTGCTGCAGAATGTTTGTGGATATacgtctcctctgtcctcctggtCCTTCATAGCATCTCCAGCAGCATCCAGACCCACACCATATCGCACCACCGTCCATGAAACATTTTGTTATACAATCCAATGTCCCCAAAACAATATGTAACAGGCCTCATGCAGGCCTCATACCCTGGGCTCTACTCTCCAATACTGTTGTTCACTGCTTTTCTGCTGGTTCTTTGGTTTGGCCTTCCATACCCTAACAATAAAACAAATACAAGGAATGACACAGACGTAGAAGAAACTGTATCAGACCTGAAAACACTATTCCTGCATACTTGTGGATTAATTAATCAAGCTAAATGAATGTGTTACTTACTTGCAGGTGTAGTAGATTACTACTGCCAACATGACTAGAATAAGAAGGACaatgatgaccacagcagtgatCAGTCCTGTCTCCCCTGCATCATGTGCAGTGGTGAACAGCTGGTACTGCTCACACCGACTGCCTTTGTAGTTCTCACTGCAGCTGAGGGAGAAGGAACCGCATTATTCTCAAGCAAGCTGTCACCAGTTGAGAACCAAGAGCCAGGGTAGGTCTACCTGGTCTGAGCTGAAGTAAAACAAAGGCTAAAACACCATGCAGAAGTTCCCAGAACTTCCTTAGCCCATTGCCAAGCAACACTGTACAGCTGCTCATGGCTGACACTGTTAGAGACATTAGAGAATAGTGATGAGAGAGTAACTTACACACAAGTAAGTGTATCCATAAAAGGAATTTTAAAGCATTTTCCTCCATTCATACAGTAAGAAACCTCTAACTCGTTACATGGGTCACCATGGTCTACAAAAGAGAGAATAGAAACATTTCAGAATAACAGACACATAAAACCAATACAGTTACATCATATGGCAATTCTCAATAGCATTCCTGATCAAATGATTTTGCCAAACTCTTTTACCTGCCATCATTTGAATGTTTATTTTCCTTGtttctatcaatcaatcaatcaatcaattttattttatatagcccttcttacatcagctaatatctcgaagtgctgtacagaaacccagcctaaaaccccaaacagctagtaatgcaggtgtagaagcacggtggctaggaaaaactccctagaaaggcaaaacctaggaagaaacctagagaggaaccaggctatgaggggtggccagtcctcttctggctgtgccgggtggagattataacagaaccatgccaagatgttcaaaaatgttcataagtgacaagcatggtcaaataataatcaggaataaatctcagttggcttttcatagccgatcattagagtttaaaacagcaggtctgggacaggtaggggttccataaccgcaggcagaacagtttaaactggaatagcagcaaggccaggcggactggggacagcaaggagtcaccacggccggtagtcccgacgtatggtcctagggctcaggtctctcagttggcttttcatagccgatcatttagagttgaaaacagcaggtctgggacaggtagggggtttcgtagccgcaggcagaacagttgaaactggaatagcagcaaggccaggcggactggggacagcaaggtgtcatcatgcccggtagtcctgacgtatggtcctagggctcaggttctcagagagaaagagagaacgagagaattagagagagcatacttaaattcacacaggacactggataagacaggagaagtactccaggtataaccaactaaccccagcccccgacacataaactactgcagcataaatactggaggctgagacaggagcggtccggagacactgtggccccatccgaagaaaccccggacagggccaaacaggaaggatataaccccacccactccgccaaagcacagcccccgcaccactagagggatatccccaaccaccaacttacaatcctgagacaaggccgagtatagcccacagaggtctccaccacagcacaaaccaaggggggcgccaacccagacaggaagatcacgtcagtaactcaacccactcaagtgacgcaccccctcccagggacggcatgaaagagcaccagcaagccagtgactcagcccctgcaacagggttagaggcagagaaccccagtggagaggggaaccggcctggcagagacagcaagggctgttcgttgctccagcctttccgttcaccttcacactcctgggccagactacactcaatcatatgacctactgaagagataagtcttcagtaaagacttaaaggttgagaccgagtctgcgtctctcacatgggtaggcagactgttccataaaaatggagatctataggagaaagccctgcctcccgctgtttgcttagaaattctagggacaattaggaggcctgcgtcttgtgaccgtagcgtacgtattggtatgtacggcaggaccaactcggaaagataggtaggagcaagcccatgtaacgctttataggttaacagtaaaaccttgaaatcagcccttgccttaacaggaagccagtgtagggaagctagcactggagtaatatgatcaaatttcttggttctagtcaggattctagcagccgtatttagcactaactgaagtttatttagtgctttatccgggtagccggaaaatagagcattgcagtagtccaatctagaagtaacaaatgcatggatcaatttttctgcatcatttttggacagaaaatttctgatttttgcaatgttacgtagatggaaaaaagctgtccttgaaacagtcttgatatgttcgtcaaaagagagatcagggtcaagagtaacgcctaggtccttcacagttttatttgagacgactttacaaccatcaagattaattgtcagatttaacagaagatctctttgtttcttgggacctagaacaagcatctctgttttgtccgagtttaaaagtaaaaagttttcagccatccacttccttatgtctgaaacacaggcttctagcgagggcaattttggggcttcaccatgcttcattgaaatgtacagctgtgtgtcatccgcatagcagtgaaagttaacattatgttttcgaataacatccccaagaggtaaaatatatagtgaaaacaatagtggtcctaaaacggaaccttgaggaacaccgaaatgtacagttgatttgtcggaggacagaccattcacagagacaaactgatatctttccgacaggtaggatctaaaccaggccagaacttgtccgtgtagaccaatttgggtttccagtctctccaaaagaatgtggtgatcgatggtgtcaaaggcagcactaaggtctagtagcacgaggacagatgcagag
The sequence above is a segment of the Coregonus clupeaformis isolate EN_2021a chromosome 19, ASM2061545v1, whole genome shotgun sequence genome. Coding sequences within it:
- the LOC121531347 gene encoding pro-neuregulin-4, membrane-bound isoform-like produces the protein MMADHGDPCNELEVSYCMNGGKCFKIPFMDTLTCVCSENYKGSRCEQYQLFTTAHDAGETGLITAVVIIVLLILVMLAVVIYYTCKVWKAKPKNQQKSSEQQYWRVEPRV